From the genome of Cytophagales bacterium WSM2-2:
ATGGATTGGCTGTATGTAAAAATAGAAATGCCGATCCTATCACAGGATCGGCATTTAAAAAAGGTTATTACCTCTCTTTCCTTGTGGATTTATTTTGCCACGATTTTGTCAATAGCAGTAATCAGTGCCTGGTCAATACTCTCGGTTCCGCCCACCATAAGTTCTTTGATGATTCCGTTCGCATCAACGACTAAGTGTGTTGGATAGGCATATACACCCACGTTTTTACCGAGTTCATTGGACGAACACAGAACCTGGTATGTAAATGTATTTTTCTGCAGAAACGGGACCAGTTTATCTTGTTCATCAAGGGCAGGTGCAAGAAACACAATATCAGATTTGCCTTTGTAACGCTCAACCACTTTGTTGAGCAAGGGCATTTCGGCTATGCAAGGCTTACAGCCGATGAACCAGAAATTGACTACGATTGTCTTTCCCTTAAGTGAAGCAGAACTTACTTCGCTTCCATCCGGTCTCTTGAGTTTAAAATCAGGAAAGGCTTTATTCAATGTCTTGTCTCTGATTTTTTGCATCCTTTCAGCAAACTCTTTTTCCGCTTTTTGTCTGTTGTTCAAAAAGTAGGTTACGTTGTCTCCTTCCGTTTGATACGAAGACGAGTACTTCCCTGATTTGATTTTCTCCTTAAACACTTCTTCAGTAATTACATTTCCCAGGGTGTCTTTGTAGATTTTTTTTGGTTCTTGGCCATAGGCAAAGACAGAAATAAACAAGAAAGAGACAAGTAATTGTTTCATAGAGCAGATTTAGGTGGATTATTTTTTTGTAAAGTAACTCAACGGCTTCGAGTGAAGGTTGGAAAATTGTTTCAAAAACTAGGAATTTAAGATCAATTTGAATTTACAACAGCCAGACCATGATCCAATAACCTGAAAAATCTCCCCGCAAAAGGATGTTATGATCGAGAGACAGGCAGGAAAAAGTTATTGTCTAGTTAAATTTCTTATCTGATAGACTTGGAGTTGCCAGAATGAACTCAGATTTGGCTAAATAGATATACTGTATCCCGTCTTCACTTTATCCATCACTACATGGGTATAGAAGTGACTCACATTGGGGTTGTCGAGTAACCATTTATTGGTAAACTCTTCATACTTCTGCATGTTGGGTGAATGTACGATCAGCACAAAATCGTATTTACCGGTAACGTAGTAGCACTGCATTACGTCACTGCATTTGAGCATCGATGCTTTGAATTTTCCAAGGCCTTGCGAGTTACCCCGTTCCAGCGCCACCTCAACAATGCATGTAATGTCCAGGCCAACTACCGATGGCGATACAATTGAAATATCCGCTTCGATTATCTTTTCATCACGGAGTTTCTTAAGCCTGCGCTGAACTGCAGAAGAGCTCAGTCCTACTTTTTTGCCAAGTTCGTCTGACGTTAGGCGATTGTCCTGTTGCAGAAGACGAAGGAGGTGTTTGTCAAATTGATCCAGTGTCATGCAGAATTTGCGCGTTTGAGCAATCAAAATTAGTGTAAAAAGCCAATGAAAGTCCGGATTTGCAGAATTCACGCGTCCCGGCTGCTGTAGGTTTGTGAAACAATTTTAACCCGCGAATATGAAAGCAATCTTTTCAGAACAAGCACCTAAGGCTATTGGTCCTTACTCTCAAGCGATCCTAACAGGCAACTTATTGTATTGTTCAGGTCAGACTCCGGTCGATCCGGTAACAATGAAAATAGAGACTTCAGATATTGAAAGCCAAACACGAAGAGCTCTTAAGAATCTGGAAATCGTTTTAGCTTCGGAGGGCTTGTCGCTATTGCATGTCGTCAAAACCAATGTATACCTGATCGATATGAGTTTGTTTGAGAAAATGAACAAGGAATATGCTTCAGTGTTCGGTGATCACCGCCCGGCACGCACCACCGTAGCCGTGAAAGGCCTTCCTTATAATGCATTGGTTGAGATTGAATGTATTGCAGAGAAGAAATAACATTTCATCAAAATAAAGTTTCAACCATGTTAGAACTAAGACCTGTTTGTGAAAACTGTGGTAAAAAATTACCCAATGAAAGTTCGGAGGCAATGATCTGCACTTACGAATGTACTTATTGTGTTGACTGTGTGCGGGATGTTTTATTCAATGTATGTCCTAACTGCGGAGGAGGCCTGGAGAAACGGCCTGTCAGACCTAAGGAAAAACTGTTGAAGAATCCTGCTAAAGCCGAACCTTACTTAAAACCGGTTGACTTCACGAAGTTTGAATCACTGCTCATAAGATACAAGAATGTTAACCCCAACGAACGATGAGCGCTTTAAAGAATGATTCATTCTCCGAACAGGAAATTCTTTCGTTCAGAGACGACACCGATGGATGTAAGAGTGTGATCCATCTGAACAATGCAGGAGCAGGACTGATGCCCAACAAAGTAACGCAAGCCATCCTTGAGCATATTAAGCTTGAAGCGACAGTCGGTGGGTATGAAGCAGCCGCGCAAAAAGCATCAGAAGTCAATGAGTTTTACAATAGCGCAGCGAAACTTTTGAATTGTAAAGCTTCCAGTATTGCTTTTACATCCAGTGCAACGGATTCGTATGGCCGTGCGATTTCGTCTATTCCATTCAAGCCGGGAGACATTATCCTTGCCTCCAACGATGATTTCATTTCAAATCAACTGCAGTTCCTGTCGCTTCAGAAGAGGTTCGGAATAAAACTCGAGCGTATTCAAAGTGCAAAAGAAGGTGGTGTCGATCTGGATGATCTCGATCATAAACTAAAAACGTTGCGTCCCAGGATGCTCTCGATTACTCACATTCCGACTAACTCCGGACTCGTGCAGCCGGTGAAGAAGATCGGGGAGATCGCAAGCAGGTATGAGACAATTTATGTTCTCGATGCTTGTCAGTCTATAGGGCAAATGAAACTGGATGTGAAAGAATTGAAATGTGATTTTCTCAGCGCCACTAACCGGAAATTTTTGCGTGGCCCCCGTGGCACTGGTTTGCTTTATGTTTCCGATAAGGCCCTTGGTCTTGGTTTGGAACCTTTGCTTCTCGACATGCGAGGAGCGGATTGGATTGAAAAGGATAAGTACCAACCGAGAGACGGAGCTATCCGATTTGAAGATTGGGAGTTTGCCTATTCGCTTGTTCTGGGCACTCGTCAGGCAATTGATTATTGTATGACAGTCGGGGAGGACAGAATTTGGAAACGAGTCAGTGAATTGGCCGGCTATTTACGAGAGCAATTGTCATCCATTCCGAAACTTAGATTGTTGGACCGTGGGCCGGAAGTAGGTGCACTTGCCACGTTTACTGTCGATGGGATGGAGCCCAACTCCATCGTTCAAAAATTACTGGAAAGAAAAATTAACGTAGTAGCCAGCTACCGGAATTACGCAGTTATAGATTTCGATGAAAAGAAAGCAGGCTGGGCGATTCGTGCATCACCTCACTATTACAATACAGTTGGTGAAATCGATCAGCTGGTGGATGAAGTAAAACAGATCATTTGTTAAAATAAATAGTCAGAGCAGTGTCACAAGATTTTCAGATGAGACTGCTCTGACATTTTTTATTTCTTCGGATCGATCTTCCCTTTTAGTTTATCGCCACCGCCAACCTCAACAACAGAAGACCCATAAACACGTATTGTTGACTTGATGAAATCCTCTTCGTTCGCTTTATAAATGTTGTCCACATATTTCTGTGGATTACGATCGATGTATGGGAACCATGTGCTGTGTATCTGCACCATTATCTTATGTCCTTTTTTAAATGTGTGAAGTACATCTTGTAATGCAAAATTGACATCTGTTGGCTGATTAGGGTTGAACGGCTCGGGCTTCTCAAAACTATTTCTGAAACGACCACGGAAAACTTCACTCCTCACCAATTGTTGATAGTTGGCCATGATGATGTTGGCAGGATTGTGCTTGGTGTCATTGGGAGTATCTCCTGGATAGACATCGATCAGTTTAACAATAAAATCAGCATCAGTGCCCGTCATTGATACTTTAAGCTTGGCGGCAATTTCGCCAGCCAGTGTGATGTCTTCCGTCAACGCATCGGTTTGAAAGGTGATAACATCCGGTCTACGTGATGCTTCACGTTGATCATCCGTCATAAATCTGCGTGGAGTAAATACTAAACCTTCCGTTTGTGAAGTATAAGGAACTGGCTTGGCAGGATCGCTTATGTATTCAAAAACAGCTTCTGTCTTTGTCGGTTGATTGATCGACAGTTTTCCTCTCTCATCAAAGTATAATTTCACCGAAGGAATATCTTTTGGAGGCCATTCGGCAAACTGTTTCCAGGTCTTTAGTCCACAGTCATACATGTAAGCTTCGGGCAGAGGAGGTTGATTTCCATCTTTCAGAATTGAATTAAAAAATTTCCGCTCAATTTCACGCTGATAAAAAGTGGAAATGCTGTCACCAAAATAGATATGGTTGACTTGCTGGAAACCGTTTTCACGGGCCCAATCGCCATGACTCCACGGCCCCATCACGATCGTGTTGTACGCGCCAGGACTAGTGCTTTCAATTTTCTTATAAATATTAAGCGGACCGAATAAATCTTCAGCATCATACCATCCGCCTACGGCCATTACGGAGTGCTTCACATTGGTGAGGTGAGGAAGCAGACTTCGCTGTTGCCAGAATTCATCGTAGTTCGGGTGATCGATAATTTGTTGCCAGAAGAAATTGTCATGATGGTATTTTGCTGTGGCGTTTTTCAGTGGCCCAATGTTGAGGTTGAACTCATAACCATCTTTTGGAGCGCCTTCAAAAATGCGTCTCATCTTGTCGTCATACCAGCTCTTGTCGGTGGGTTTATCATGCTGATAACCGAACACTGCGAAAGCCGCCAGGTAACTCTGCAAGAAAACACCCTGGTGATGAAAATCATCAAAGAAGAAATCACTGATGGGCGCTTGAGGTGAGGATGCTTTCAATGCAGGATGTGCATCCGGTATCCCCGCAGCAGTGTAAAAACCCGGATAAGAAATTCCCCATTGTCCTACACGTCCATTGTTGCCCTTGATATTTTTAATAAGCCAATCGATCGTGTCCCACGTGTCAGAGGCTTCATCTATTGCTGTTTTATTTTTACGATCATTACCGGGAATATTCGGGCGCATGTTGTCAAAAGTCCCTTCGCTCATCCAGCGGCCTCTAACATCCTGGTAAACGAAAATGTATCCCTCCTTCATCAAGTATTTCGATGGGCCAAGATTTCTTCGAAACCGGGTTGGCCCGTAAGGTGCAACGCTGTAGCATGTGCGCTGCATAAGGATTGGATACACCTTGGACTTATCTTTGGGAAGGTAAATGGAGGTAAATAATTTGACTCCATCTCGCATAGGAATCTGTACTTCCATTTTTTCATAGTTGGCTTTGATGTGAACTGAGTCTGGCTGAGCCAGCACAATGTTACTTGCCGCCAAAAGACAAAACAGGCCTAGAATTCTTTTCATAGCAGGATTTAAGGTTTCAGGAAAGTTAGCAAAGGCTTCATATCCGGCAAGGTTAATTTTCGGTGAACGGTAGACGACTTTTTATAAATGGATCGTAAGTTTGCGACTTATGCAAATGCTAAGAGCACTCCTGTTGGTTGTGTTAGTCGTTGGAGGAATTGAAACCACTGCGCAAAAAAGAACAACCATTGCTTTTGGGTCATGCAGTGACCAGGAGCGGCCCCAGGAACTTTGGCCGGACATCGTTAGCCAAAAACCCGAACTTTGGATTTGGGGTGGAGACAATATTTATGCGAAGGCTTTCGACACCGTCATGCTGAAGCAGCAATACGCAAAACAAAAGTCGGATCCGGGCTATCAGCAACTTTTGAAAACTTGTCCCGTCACAGGAACCTGGGATGATCATGACTACGGAATGAATGACGGGGGAAAATTTTGGCCTCATCGCGATGAATTCAAGACCGTTGCCTTACAGTTTCTGGGGATTCCAAAAAGTGATGCGGTGTGGAGCCATCCGGGGATTTATAACTCGCTGACTTTTGGTGAGGGCTTGAACAAGATCAAAATAATCAACCTTGATACCCGCTATTTTCGTGACACGATCAATAAGGTTTACTACAAACCGGAAGGATCAGAAAAGAAAGAATACAAATTTGAACCCAACGAGTCTGGGGACGTGCTTGGTGAAATACAATGGAAATGGTTTGAGTCAGAGCTGAAGAATTCGGATGCAGCATTCTTTATCGTTAATTCATCAATACAAGCATTGTCGGCTGAACATCGGTTTGAGAAATGGGCTAACCTTCCTAAGGCCCGACAGCGACTCCTGAATCTGTTGGCAGCATCCAAAAAGAAAATACTGATCGTCAGTGGTGATCGCCACATCGCAGAGTTTACCAAAATGAATTTGCCTGGTCTGGACTATCCATTATACGATTTTACATCCAGCGGCCTTACCCACACCTGGCCTGAGAAGTGGGAGGAAGCGAATAAGAATAGGGATGGTGAATTGATCGTTCAAAAAAACTATGGATTGATAATCGTTGACTGGGGAAAGAAAGATTTTAATGTAAAACTGCAGATCCGGGGCAAGGACAACCAGGTCTTTCAGGAACGCGAGATAAAATTTAAAAGGTAAAGCGAAAGATAATTTTCAATCCAAAAAAATCCTGCATCTTCACACTTTATGACAGGACAAAAAAAATACACACTCTCCGTAGGTATAACTCTGGTTATTGCCAACATGATTGGCACGGGAGTTTTTACTTCGCTTGGTTACCAGGTCGGGCCACTTCCTTCCGGATTTTCAATTTTGTTTTTATGGGCGCTCGGTGGCATCGTTGCTCTTTGTGGAGCATTCACCTATGCGGAAATCGCGGCCAGCTTTAAAAGGTCGGGCGGAGAGTATTACTACCTGGGGCAGATTTTTCACCCCGCACTTGGATTTGCCTCGGGTTGGATAAGTTTATTAGTGGGTTTTGCAGGAGCGATTTCTGCTGTAGCTATTGCAATCGGGGAGTATGCCCATGATTTGCTTGGAATACCGGTGAGAGTCATTGCAATTATCGCTATTGTTTTGGTCTCAACGATCCATTGGTTTGGCGTCAAAGCAGGAGGGATCGCTCAGAATATTCTTACTTCTCTTAAACTCGTACTGATATTTGTATTTTGTGTGGCGCCATTTTTTATCTCAGGTGTCGAGTTTTCAACTGTATCTTTTCTGCCGCAGTCGCTTGATAAGGAATTGATTCTTAGTGCAGGCTTTGCGATATCACTGGTCTATGTGGTTTACGCCTATTCCGGATGGAACGCTGCCGCATACATTACCGGTAATCTTGAAAATCCAGAGAAAAACTTACCACGGTCGTTGATCATAGGTACACTTGTTGTTGTTGCTGTTTATATCCTGTTAAATGGCACTTTTATGTATGTAGCCAATTTTGCAGAGCTCGATGGCAAAAACGATATAGGAAATGTTGTTGCTTTTAAACTCTTCGGACCGACCATTGGAGCTGTATTCGCCGGACTATTCAGTACGGCACTTCTTTCGACATTAAGTGCCATGACTATTGCCGGACCACGGGTGCTGGAGGCAATGGGTGAAGACTACCCGAAACTGCAAAAATTCACGGTGACTAACCGGTATGAAATGCCTTACCTGTCGATTATCGTGCAAGGGGTGTGGTCAATTTTCCTGGTCATAGTGAGCTCATTCAAGGAGATTATTCAATATATCTCCGTCAGCCTTTCGGTGTTTGCTATGTTAACAGTCATCGGTGTCTTTATTGTAAGGAAGAGATTTCCCCAAAGCTCATTCCGGTTACCATTATACCCGATTCCACCCATCTTCTTCATTTTAGTCACTTGTTGGATGATCTATTTTGAATTCACCAAGAACCCTACAGTGATCCTGTATTCGGCAGGTACAATCCTGTCGGGACTGCTGATGTACCAATGGGTTTCCAGGAAGTAGCCCGTTGCAGATTCAAATTTTAAAATATCTTTGCGACCAAATTACCTAATACATGAAACACGTTAACCTCCTGTTTTTTGCCTTCGTAGCCTTACTCATAGTATCTGCTTGTACGGGCAAAAAGGACGGGATATCCAAGAGGGCGGCTGATTCTATCCGCAGGGTGGACTCTATCCGCAGAGTGGATTCTCTCGCCAGAGCTTTCGAATTGAACTATCCGAAAGATTCTACACTTGACAATACCGCCCGCTTTCTTGCAGGGCTTCCACAGTTGAGCAAAAACTCACTTTCAGCGCTTGAAGCTGACAAGTACTGGGTGGATTACCGTACCCAAATGGACGCCAACTGGAAGACAATGTATGAGAGTCGCCTGGTTAAAATGCAGGCTTGGGAAAAGGACGTGTTTTCAAAATCCGTTAGTGATACGCTCAGGCTTTTCTACCCGTTCTCGGGTCCTGATTTTCTCCATGCCAGTTTCCTCTACCCACGCAACAAAGAGTATGTAATGGCAGCTTTGGAACCGATTCGTGAAGTGCCAAATATGAAGGAACTCTCCGAAAAAAACCGCGACCGTTTCCTTGACAGCTTGGGCAATTCTCTCCGGGACATCTTCAAGAGGAGCTACTTTATTACCAAACACATGGAACGTGAGCTCCACCAGGTAAAAGGTGTGTTGCCGTTGCTTTATTTCTTTATGGAGCGTTCGGGATATGAACTGATGCAACAGAAGTTTATCAATATTGATTCTTCCGGTAATGAGAAGGAGATTGATATTAAAAAGATCACGCGGTATAAAACACCTGCAGTGAAACTCACGATCCGCAATATGGAGACTAAGAAATTGAAGACGGTTTACTATATCTCGGCAAATATTTCGAATGAAGGACTCAAACAGCGCCCCGGCTTTGAGATATTCATATCGGCACGCGCCCCATTCAATACGTTTATCAAGTCAGCTTCTTACCTGCTGCACCGTGATCCCTTCTTTACGGAAATCAGAAGAATCATTTTGAAAAATGCCAACTGCGTATTCCAGGATGACACCGGGGTGCCATATCGTTTCTTCAGGGGAAGACCGGAATGGAAGCAGCAATTCTTCGGAGAATACATTCTGCCTATCGGAGATTTTGAGACAGGACTGTTCCAAAAGCCACTTGACTCTGCATACAAGGCAGGTGCGCAGCCATTACCATTCTCATTGGGTTACCACTGGACTACGAATAAGCAGAACTATATGCTTTTCGGCCGTGAGACAATTAACCTGAATAAGTAATTAGCTAAGATATTTTTTCAAAACGCCCTGCTGTATCAGTGGGGCGTTTTTTTATAACACAAAACTGATCTCTTTGAGTGAGAAGGGTTTCTCCTCTCCAAGGACTCTTACGATTAGTTCGCCCGAATCTTTTACATCGATTATTGTTCCTTCAAATTCCTGATCTCCCGATCTAAAGGTTTGACTTTGATTGATGCCCAGGAGGCTTTGAAGATACGCCTTCTTTAACTCCTGTTGTTTTCCAGATCGTAACTGAAGGTATCTTTTTTCGAATTTCTCCAGGAGCAAATTCAGTTCTTCATTCAAATCAAAGCTCTTATCAAAAACTAGTGACAATGAGGTAGCTGTCGAAATAGGGAATTCGGTTTGATTGA
Proteins encoded in this window:
- a CDS encoding putative HTH-type transcriptional regulator y4tD translates to MTLDQFDKHLLRLLQQDNRLTSDELGKKVGLSSSAVQRRLKKLRDEKIIEADISIVSPSVVGLDITCIVEVALERGNSQGLGKFKASMLKCSDVMQCYYVTGKYDFVLIVHSPNMQKYEEFTNKWLLDNPNVSHFYTHVVMDKVKTGYSISI
- a CDS encoding endoribonuclease: MKAIFSEQAPKAIGPYSQAILTGNLLYCSGQTPVDPVTMKIETSDIESQTRRALKNLEIVLASEGLSLLHVVKTNVYLIDMSLFEKMNKEYASVFGDHRPARTTVAVKGLPYNALVEIECIAEKK
- the gaa gene encoding glutaryl-7-ACA acylase, with product MKRILGLFCLLAASNIVLAQPDSVHIKANYEKMEVQIPMRDGVKLFTSIYLPKDKSKVYPILMQRTCYSVAPYGPTRFRRNLGPSKYLMKEGYIFVYQDVRGRWMSEGTFDNMRPNIPGNDRKNKTAIDEASDTWDTIDWLIKNIKGNNGRVGQWGISYPGFYTAAGIPDAHPALKASSPQAPISDFFFDDFHHQGVFLQSYLAAFAVFGYQHDKPTDKSWYDDKMRRIFEGAPKDGYEFNLNIGPLKNATAKYHHDNFFWQQIIDHPNYDEFWQQRSLLPHLTNVKHSVMAVGGWYDAEDLFGPLNIYKKIESTSPGAYNTIVMGPWSHGDWARENGFQQVNHIYFGDSISTFYQREIERKFFNSILKDGNQPPLPEAYMYDCGLKTWKQFAEWPPKDIPSVKLYFDERGKLSINQPTKTEAVFEYISDPAKPVPYTSQTEGLVFTPRRFMTDDQREASRRPDVITFQTDALTEDITLAGEIAAKLKVSMTGTDADFIVKLIDVYPGDTPNDTKHNPANIIMANYQQLVRSEVFRGRFRNSFEKPEPFNPNQPTDVNFALQDVLHTFKKGHKIMVQIHSTWFPYIDRNPQKYVDNIYKANEEDFIKSTIRVYGSSVVEVGGGDKLKGKIDPKK
- a CDS encoding amino acid permease: MTGQKKYTLSVGITLVIANMIGTGVFTSLGYQVGPLPSGFSILFLWALGGIVALCGAFTYAEIAASFKRSGGEYYYLGQIFHPALGFASGWISLLVGFAGAISAVAIAIGEYAHDLLGIPVRVIAIIAIVLVSTIHWFGVKAGGIAQNILTSLKLVLIFVFCVAPFFISGVEFSTVSFLPQSLDKELILSAGFAISLVYVVYAYSGWNAAAYITGNLENPEKNLPRSLIIGTLVVVAVYILLNGTFMYVANFAELDGKNDIGNVVAFKLFGPTIGAVFAGLFSTALLSTLSAMTIAGPRVLEAMGEDYPKLQKFTVTNRYEMPYLSIIVQGVWSIFLVIVSSFKEIIQYISVSLSVFAMLTVIGVFIVRKRFPQSSFRLPLYPIPPIFFILVTCWMIYFEFTKNPTVILYSAGTILSGLLMYQWVSRK